In Sodalis ligni, a single genomic region encodes these proteins:
- a CDS encoding ABC transporter substrate-binding protein, with translation MKPNVGLIIGATLLGLTIMPVQGAETLTHVKVGHLVALDMAPLFVAKESGCFTRQGLDVETVFFANPGDNNAALAGGAIDFSINPFTLPFFAANSGVPIRVISAAGGWGIMEVVAKGSLGLHSMADLKTYIQQHPGHPLKIATLQGDTLELILDRQFARNGIDPKSVRLVYFNDLLAMVEAYRSGQVDILSHIKPYTTDMEVNKGSTLLTNNAETWSLYSPNAVVSVLDKTLSQRKIVVREFLSGLICGADIINKNPDQAVSYLDKGHYFRVSPAVLTRAFKSAPAPISFTPDLASIQSVVDDLGKLGYIKGGARAEDIFRLDMIRGLEKK, from the coding sequence ATGAAACCTAACGTCGGATTAATCATCGGTGCCACGTTATTAGGCTTAACTATTATGCCTGTTCAAGGGGCGGAGACATTAACCCATGTCAAAGTCGGCCATTTGGTGGCGCTGGATATGGCGCCGCTTTTTGTCGCCAAGGAAAGCGGCTGCTTTACCCGCCAAGGGCTGGACGTGGAGACGGTGTTTTTTGCCAATCCCGGCGACAATAACGCGGCGCTGGCAGGCGGCGCCATCGATTTTAGTATCAATCCATTTACTCTGCCGTTTTTTGCCGCCAACAGCGGTGTGCCGATCCGGGTGATTTCCGCCGCCGGGGGCTGGGGCATCATGGAGGTGGTGGCTAAAGGCTCGCTGGGTTTACACAGCATGGCGGATTTAAAAACCTATATCCAACAACACCCCGGCCATCCCTTGAAGATAGCCACGCTGCAGGGGGATACGCTGGAGCTGATCCTTGACCGGCAATTCGCCCGCAACGGTATCGATCCCAAAAGCGTGCGACTGGTCTATTTCAATGATTTGCTGGCGATGGTGGAAGCCTACCGCAGCGGCCAGGTGGATATTCTGAGCCATATCAAGCCCTATACCACCGATATGGAGGTGAATAAAGGCTCCACCTTGTTAACCAATAATGCCGAAACCTGGTCGTTATATTCCCCCAATGCAGTGGTTAGCGTGCTGGATAAAACCCTTAGCCAGCGAAAAATCGTGGTCAGGGAATTTCTGAGCGGGCTTATCTGCGGGGCGGACATTATCAATAAAAACCCCGACCAGGCGGTGAGCTATCTGGATAAGGGCCACTATTTCCGCGTCTCCCCCGCCGTACTGACGCGGGCGTTCAAGTCCGCTCCTGCTCCCATCAGTTTCACGCCGGATCTGGCCTCGATTCAGAGCGTGGTGGACGATCTGGGTAAACTCGGCTACATCAAAGGCGGTGCGCGCGCCGAGGATATCTTCCGTCTGGATATGATCCGCGGTCTGGAGAAGAAATGA
- a CDS encoding ABC transporter permease: MSQSDTGVQRYLPVMVGTASIACLVLIWEFCAGNSDSSLAAVLPPPSHFLAEIAQSDFRIGLGSQSTPVSQSVLATFIRVFSGLFIAFIAAILTAMLLSLSKVVNWVVSPLIYLLSPIAPIAWIPTAITLFGIGNPTAVFIVFMGVFFILTIGTLAEIRRLPEEFHIVADDLGAGPWQRWLWVVLPAILPGAFTLLRTNFIAAWMAVLVAEMVGLHDGMGAIIMMGRNLFNNDLIMFGMVIIGLSGFVVDRILAFIGKHLLWWRV; this comes from the coding sequence ATGAGCCAGTCAGACACCGGCGTTCAAAGGTACCTGCCCGTGATGGTCGGTACCGCCTCCATCGCCTGCCTGGTGCTTATTTGGGAGTTCTGCGCCGGCAACAGCGATTCATCACTGGCGGCGGTCTTGCCTCCGCCGAGCCATTTCCTCGCCGAGATTGCCCAAAGCGATTTTCGCATCGGGCTCGGCAGCCAGTCCACGCCGGTGAGCCAGTCGGTGCTCGCCACCTTCATCCGGGTATTTAGCGGATTATTTATCGCGTTTATCGCCGCGATTTTAACCGCCATGCTGCTGAGCCTGTCAAAAGTCGTCAACTGGGTTGTCAGTCCCTTGATCTATTTACTGTCGCCCATCGCGCCCATTGCCTGGATCCCCACCGCCATTACCCTGTTCGGCATCGGTAACCCGACCGCAGTCTTTATCGTCTTCATGGGCGTCTTTTTTATCCTGACCATCGGCACGCTGGCCGAGATCCGCCGGTTGCCGGAGGAATTCCATATCGTCGCCGACGATCTCGGCGCCGGACCATGGCAACGCTGGTTATGGGTGGTGCTGCCCGCCATCCTGCCCGGCGCATTCACCCTGCTGCGCACTAATTTTATCGCGGCCTGGATGGCGGTGCTGGTGGCGGAAATGGTCGGCCTGCATGACGGTATGGGCGCCATTATCATGATGGGCCGCAATCTTTTTAATAACGATCTGATCATGTTCGGCATGGTGATTATCGGCCTGTCCGGCTTTGTCGTGGATCGCATCCTGGCCTTTATCGGCAAACATCTGCTGTGGTGGAGGGTCTAG
- a CDS encoding ABC transporter ATP-binding protein, whose translation MNSASDNPLFRIADFSVMYPGATPLSHLDLTIRPHEITCILGKSGCGKTTLLKALGGFIAGNAGGGIFFDGDRLTGPNRHSVMIFQENNLYPWLTVKGNVAFGLRFSAPGLSRQQRDKRVGAMLETVGLTESAGRYPHQLSGGMRQRTAIARALVADPRCCCWTNPSAPWISACAGGCRDCSGSCGGTPECPW comes from the coding sequence ATGAACAGCGCGTCTGATAACCCTCTGTTCCGCATCGCTGATTTCAGCGTGATGTACCCCGGCGCCACACCGCTGAGCCATCTTGATCTGACGATCCGCCCTCATGAGATTACCTGCATTCTGGGTAAATCAGGATGCGGTAAAACCACGCTGCTCAAAGCGCTGGGAGGATTTATCGCCGGCAACGCCGGGGGCGGCATCTTCTTTGACGGCGACAGGCTGACGGGACCGAACAGGCACAGCGTAATGATTTTCCAGGAAAACAACCTCTACCCCTGGCTGACGGTGAAGGGCAATGTGGCTTTCGGACTGCGCTTTTCAGCACCGGGGTTATCCCGTCAACAGCGCGATAAACGGGTTGGCGCCATGCTGGAAACCGTTGGTCTGACCGAGTCGGCCGGACGCTATCCCCATCAGTTATCCGGCGGCATGCGGCAGCGAACTGCGATTGCGCGGGCACTGGTGGCGGATCCCCGGTGCTGCTGCTGGACGAACCCTTCAGCGCCCTGGATATCAGCCTGCGCCGGCGGATGCAGGGACTGCTCGGGCAGCTGTGGCGGGACACCCGAATGTCCATGGTGA
- the nthB gene encoding nitrile hydratase subunit beta: MNGIHDMGGLHGFGTVEVEFDEPVFHSEWESRVFCITQVLDTLEIWNLDEHRHEIERMNPVDYLAAGYYGRWLFAMEQLLDRKGIVSREEMEQRIAEYRADVRHYSPLDNSRRRWPLAPGERVRWGAWRKEVQVTPRFAAQQQVRVRNIHPPGHTRVTNYVRGKTGTIVQVYDQAWVFPDTRAHYQGENVQPVYSVRFSARTLWGVQAEADVFNHIDLSEDHLESL; the protein is encoded by the coding sequence ATGAACGGTATTCATGATATGGGCGGCTTGCATGGATTCGGCACGGTGGAAGTCGAATTTGATGAACCGGTTTTCCATAGCGAATGGGAAAGCCGGGTGTTCTGTATCACCCAGGTACTGGATACGCTGGAAATCTGGAACCTTGACGAGCATCGCCATGAGATAGAGCGGATGAATCCGGTGGATTACCTGGCCGCGGGTTACTACGGCCGCTGGCTGTTTGCCATGGAGCAACTGCTGGACAGGAAAGGCATCGTCAGCCGGGAGGAAATGGAACAGCGGATCGCCGAATATCGCGCCGATGTACGTCATTACAGCCCCCTGGACAATTCCCGCCGCCGTTGGCCGCTGGCGCCGGGGGAACGGGTACGTTGGGGCGCCTGGCGCAAAGAAGTGCAGGTAACGCCGCGCTTCGCTGCACAACAACAGGTTCGGGTACGTAATATCCATCCCCCCGGCCATACCCGGGTGACGAATTATGTGCGGGGAAAAACCGGCACTATCGTCCAGGTCTATGATCAGGCCTGGGTGTTTCCCGACACCCGCGCCCATTATCAGGGAGAGAATGTCCAGCCGGTGTACAGCGTCCGGTTTTCGGCCCGGACCTTGTGGGGCGTGCAGGCCGAAGCGGACGTTTTTAATCACATCGACCTTAGCGAAGATCATCTTGAATCCCTGTAA
- the nthA gene encoding nitrile hydratase subunit alpha, with product MSDKSSQEKPWQAVRIEAMESLLAGAGIIDPNRVDDIVHRYEKNVGPHTGARVVAHAWVDSGFKQRLLRDGLAACAELGIGGPETEYLKVVENSATVHNVVVCTLCSCYPWPILGLPPAWYKSSAYRSRIVREPRRVLAEMGLALPPQVTLRVWDSVSEIRYLVLPERPANTGHLDETALAALVTRDSMIGVARLSTPEHGGTRP from the coding sequence ATGAGTGATAAATCCAGTCAGGAAAAACCCTGGCAAGCCGTGCGCATCGAAGCGATGGAGAGCCTGCTGGCGGGCGCCGGCATCATTGATCCCAATCGTGTCGACGATATCGTCCATCGTTACGAAAAAAACGTCGGCCCTCACACCGGGGCGCGGGTAGTGGCCCATGCCTGGGTCGACAGCGGCTTCAAACAGCGTCTGCTGCGGGACGGGCTGGCCGCCTGCGCCGAACTGGGCATCGGCGGGCCGGAAACCGAGTATCTGAAAGTCGTGGAAAACAGCGCCACTGTCCACAATGTGGTGGTATGCACGCTCTGTTCATGCTACCCATGGCCTATCCTCGGCCTGCCCCCCGCCTGGTATAAATCCAGCGCCTACCGCTCGCGTATCGTCCGAGAACCACGCCGGGTGCTGGCCGAAATGGGGCTGGCATTGCCGCCGCAGGTCACCCTGCGCGTCTGGGATAGCGTATCTGAAATCCGCTATCTGGTGTTGCCGGAGCGGCCGGCGAATACCGGCCATCTTGATGAAACGGCCCTCGCGGCGCTGGTTACCCGTGATTCCATGATAGGCGTCGCCCGGCTGAGCACGCCGGAGCACGGAGGAACACGACCATGA
- a CDS encoding nitrile hydratase accessory protein, with amino-acid sequence MNSPEMLKDALNDTQALRSIVFPNPWAARAFGLTLAAVEKNLFSLQAFQHALIERIAESESRGESITDEERYYSCWVDALTVLLDRTPQISLASRDDEERKIREHTHQAHLHQEAHFPPRPLLIVEGK; translated from the coding sequence ATGAATTCGCCGGAAATGTTAAAAGACGCCTTAAACGATACGCAGGCGCTGCGGTCCATTGTCTTTCCCAATCCCTGGGCCGCGCGGGCCTTCGGCCTGACCCTGGCGGCGGTGGAGAAAAATCTGTTCAGTTTGCAGGCGTTTCAGCATGCGCTAATCGAACGGATCGCCGAGTCGGAATCCCGGGGCGAGTCCATCACCGACGAAGAGCGCTACTATAGCTGCTGGGTCGATGCGTTAACCGTGCTTCTGGATAGAACGCCGCAGATAAGCCTGGCGTCGCGGGATGATGAGGAGCGGAAAATCCGCGAACATACGCACCAGGCGCATTTGCATCAGGAGGCCCATTTTCCCCCACGGCCATTACTCATCGTGGAGGGAAAATGA
- a CDS encoding cysteine hydrolase family protein: protein MIITGEPYDFPISGEMIPARSALLIIDMQRDFCDPQGYMNHRGDDITAARAIIPTIVQVRAAATQVGIRVIYTREGHRPDLSDLPQSKRLKTARAGAEIGMRGPLGRLLVRGEPGWDLVPELRPRDGEAVIDKPGTGAFHGTDLHHILTTSGIQNLILTGVTTGVCVSSTAREASDRGYGVLVLSDCCAEPDPSNHAMAIRLLKIEGGYMATVSTSLRFLCALRNYPPTLLPTPSKDGHHE from the coding sequence ATGATTATTACCGGCGAGCCCTATGATTTTCCTATTTCAGGGGAGATGATCCCGGCGCGCAGCGCGCTGCTGATCATTGATATGCAGCGGGATTTTTGCGATCCGCAGGGTTACATGAATCATCGCGGCGATGATATTACCGCCGCGCGGGCGATTATCCCGACTATCGTCCAGGTGCGCGCGGCGGCCACCCAAGTGGGCATCAGGGTCATTTATACCCGCGAGGGACATCGCCCCGACCTGTCCGATTTGCCACAGAGCAAACGGCTTAAAACCGCCAGGGCGGGTGCGGAAATCGGCATGCGCGGCCCATTGGGCCGATTGCTGGTCCGCGGTGAACCAGGCTGGGATCTGGTGCCGGAACTGCGGCCGCGGGACGGGGAAGCCGTGATAGATAAACCGGGAACCGGCGCCTTTCATGGTACCGATCTCCATCATATCCTAACGACAAGCGGGATCCAGAACCTCATACTTACCGGCGTCACCACCGGCGTATGCGTTTCATCCACGGCGCGGGAAGCCAGCGATCGGGGCTATGGCGTACTGGTGCTGAGCGATTGCTGCGCCGAACCGGATCCCTCCAACCATGCCATGGCGATAAGGTTGCTAAAAATTGAAGGGGGGTATATGGCCACCGTTTCCACTTCATTACGGTTCCTCTGCGCCTTAAGGAATTATCCGCCGACCTTGCTGCCCACCCCGTCGAAAGACGGTCATCATGAGTGA
- a CDS encoding LysR family transcriptional regulator → MIISDIDLKLLRVLKMVVEANGFSNARALLNVSQSTISAQMSQLEIRLGFILCQRGRGGFQLTAKGEEFYRYTLQFFQSLHEFQVRTTELKDGLTGTLRIGFLDNVITDPENPLSRAIEKLMSLPQNTLHLVLETLSPPELEKRVFDNSLDVAIGIFPSRIPGLCYQSLYYERDILVCRKDHPLTRMDSAQRIIEAIPRIPRVVRTFFDDNEFPANIQ, encoded by the coding sequence ATGATTATCAGCGATATCGATTTGAAACTGCTTAGGGTTTTAAAGATGGTCGTGGAAGCCAATGGATTTTCGAATGCCCGTGCGTTGCTTAACGTTTCCCAGTCCACCATCAGCGCGCAAATGTCCCAACTTGAGATCAGGCTGGGATTTATACTCTGCCAGCGTGGACGCGGCGGCTTTCAGCTTACGGCCAAGGGAGAGGAGTTTTACCGCTACACGCTGCAGTTTTTTCAGTCTTTACATGAATTTCAGGTCAGAACCACCGAACTCAAGGATGGATTGACCGGCACATTGCGTATCGGTTTTTTAGATAATGTCATTACCGATCCGGAAAACCCGCTCAGTCGGGCCATAGAAAAATTGATGTCGCTACCGCAAAACACCCTCCATCTGGTTCTGGAGACGCTTTCGCCGCCCGAACTGGAAAAAAGGGTCTTCGACAATAGCCTGGATGTGGCCATAGGAATATTCCCCAGCCGTATCCCCGGCCTCTGTTACCAATCGCTGTATTATGAGCGCGATATTCTTGTTTGCCGCAAGGATCACCCGCTGACACGGATGGATAGCGCGCAACGTATCATCGAAGCGATCCCCCGAATACCCCGCGTGGTTCGAACCTTTTTCGACGATAACGAATTCCCTGCAAATATTCAATGA
- a CDS encoding LacI family DNA-binding transcriptional regulator: MSPKLREKIDAAVTELGYVTNLAASTLASASSRLVAMATPALTSPGCAIISQALQSVLRPRGYDVLLSEDNYAAPHGSRLIEKLLSYNPAAMVLYNFDNSLESRRLLLTAGIPVLEIGGVTPAPVMMSVGANYGLAIKQLINALAIKGFKNIALLCAAHEHHIHQQILSGWHSAMLSLNQSPHRVVSSSLPPDFSTGKNLLPKILLDWPELDLLICTSDEVACGAISSCHARGISVPAQLAVASLGGGVLAEICSPALTTVELPYQEMGILAGKQIWSALQGRKADDSATLATQLVMRASTAMP; encoded by the coding sequence GTGTCGCCAAAACTTCGGGAAAAGATCGACGCGGCGGTAACCGAACTCGGCTATGTCACCAATCTTGCAGCCAGCACCCTGGCTTCGGCATCCTCGCGGCTGGTAGCCATGGCGACGCCGGCATTGACCTCGCCTGGCTGCGCCATTATTTCTCAAGCCCTTCAATCGGTGCTCCGGCCTCGTGGTTACGACGTGCTATTGTCCGAGGATAACTACGCCGCCCCCCATGGGTCCAGATTAATTGAAAAGCTGCTGTCCTATAATCCGGCCGCCATGGTGCTATATAATTTCGATAATTCATTGGAAAGCCGCCGGCTATTGCTCACCGCCGGCATCCCGGTGCTGGAAATCGGCGGCGTTACTCCTGCGCCCGTCATGATGAGCGTCGGTGCCAATTACGGCCTGGCCATTAAACAACTGATTAATGCCCTGGCCATCAAGGGATTTAAAAATATCGCTCTGCTGTGTGCCGCCCATGAGCACCACATACATCAGCAAATCCTCAGCGGCTGGCATTCGGCTATGCTGTCGTTAAATCAGTCGCCCCATCGGGTTGTCAGTTCTTCTCTACCGCCCGATTTCAGCACTGGGAAAAATCTTTTGCCGAAGATCCTGCTTGACTGGCCCGAGCTGGATTTACTGATCTGCACGTCTGACGAGGTGGCCTGCGGGGCCATCTCCTCCTGCCATGCGCGGGGAATATCCGTGCCTGCGCAATTGGCCGTTGCGAGCCTCGGCGGGGGCGTCCTTGCCGAAATTTGCTCACCGGCCTTGACCACCGTAGAGCTACCTTACCAGGAGATGGGCATCTTGGCCGGCAAACAAATCTGGTCGGCGCTTCAGGGCAGGAAAGCGGATGATTCCGCTACACTTGCCACGCAGCTGGTCATGCGCGCCAGCACCGCCATGCCCTAG
- a CDS encoding LacI family DNA-binding transcriptional regulator, whose protein sequence is MENNGNVAIACQSGSPCAVVMIKSILKTGPINCRKGKKKVKQRRNSGKSTLADVANMAGVSTMTASRALREPEKCRQNFGKRSTRR, encoded by the coding sequence ATGGAAAATAACGGGAATGTTGCGATCGCCTGTCAGTCGGGCAGTCCTTGCGCTGTAGTTATGATAAAATCCATTTTAAAAACCGGGCCAATTAACTGCCGAAAAGGAAAGAAAAAGGTGAAGCAGCGTCGCAATTCTGGTAAAAGTACCCTGGCTGATGTGGCAAATATGGCGGGTGTCAGCACCATGACCGCCTCGCGTGCGCTACGGGAACCGGAAAAGTGTCGCCAAAACTTCGGGAAAAGATCGACGCGGCGGTAA
- a CDS encoding PTS sugar transporter subunit IIA yields the protein MLAKWLTAERIAIVEQVVDWRGAIELSARPLLSEGAIAPGYIQAIFASHEAIGPYYVLAPGLAMPHARPEEGVNRTALSLLHIRQGVSFGSLENDPVHVVILLCAQNGDEHLSMISQLAELFSNEEDLQALLGADTLAAIQALIDKY from the coding sequence ATGCTTGCCAAATGGTTAACCGCCGAAAGGATCGCCATTGTGGAACAGGTCGTCGACTGGCGCGGCGCTATTGAATTGTCCGCCCGTCCATTACTGTCGGAAGGCGCGATTGCCCCTGGCTACATTCAGGCGATTTTCGCCTCACATGAGGCAATTGGGCCCTATTATGTGTTAGCGCCCGGGCTGGCGATGCCCCATGCCCGCCCCGAAGAAGGTGTTAACCGCACGGCGCTATCTCTGCTGCATATTCGCCAGGGCGTCAGTTTCGGATCCCTGGAAAATGACCCGGTGCATGTGGTGATTTTGCTCTGCGCCCAAAACGGTGATGAGCATCTGAGCATGATATCCCAGTTGGCCGAACTGTTCAGCAACGAAGAAGATCTCCAGGCACTCCTTGGCGCGGATACCCTTGCGGCTATCCAGGCTTTGATTGATAAATACTGA
- a CDS encoding PTS ascorbate transporter subunit IIC — translation MLSFIINDVLGTPAILVGLFSFCGLLLQKKSFSDTISGTLKTIMGFLILIAGAGVIATTLTSFSELFIHSFNIQGVVPNNDVVAALAQKNFGPAAAMIMIFGMLVNIILARITPLKYIFLTGHHTLYMAAMLSVILTTGGLSGGVLVTLGAIILGALMVISPAMLQPFTRKITGSDDFALGHFGSTGYLCAALVGKIVGKNSRSTEEFNVPKYLKFLHDSSIAIALTMTILFIILVLVAGKNFTESEVSGGQNYIIFAIIQAITFAAGVYIILAGVRMVIAEIVPAFKGIADKVVKDAKPALDCPTVFPFAPNAVIIGFLSSFCAGLISMFFFPLLGLSIIVPGLVPHFFTGATAGVYGNSTGGWRGAIIGAFANGLIISFLPAILLSVLGNLSASTTFGDADFGIVGIALGKFMMLFH, via the coding sequence ATGCTCTCATTTATTATTAATGATGTATTAGGTACGCCTGCAATACTGGTGGGATTATTCTCTTTTTGCGGATTGCTGCTGCAGAAAAAATCTTTCTCCGATACGATATCCGGTACGCTAAAAACAATTATGGGGTTCCTGATATTAATCGCTGGCGCAGGTGTCATTGCCACCACCTTGACCAGTTTTAGTGAACTCTTTATCCATTCCTTTAATATCCAGGGCGTTGTGCCGAATAATGATGTGGTAGCCGCGCTGGCACAGAAAAATTTCGGCCCTGCCGCCGCCATGATCATGATATTCGGCATGCTTGTGAATATTATCCTGGCTCGGATCACTCCCCTTAAATATATTTTCCTGACCGGACACCATACCCTGTATATGGCGGCCATGTTATCGGTAATCCTCACCACCGGCGGACTCAGCGGAGGAGTGCTGGTCACTCTTGGCGCCATTATCCTCGGGGCGCTAATGGTCATTTCACCGGCCATGCTGCAGCCGTTTACCCGCAAAATCACCGGCAGTGATGATTTTGCCCTAGGCCACTTTGGTTCGACGGGTTATTTATGTGCCGCTCTAGTGGGCAAAATTGTCGGCAAAAATAGCCGATCGACCGAAGAATTCAATGTACCGAAATATCTCAAATTCCTGCATGACTCGTCCATCGCCATCGCGTTGACAATGACGATCCTGTTTATCATCCTGGTTTTGGTAGCCGGTAAAAACTTTACCGAATCCGAAGTCAGCGGTGGACAGAACTACATTATTTTCGCCATTATCCAGGCGATTACCTTTGCTGCGGGGGTTTATATTATTCTGGCCGGGGTGCGCATGGTCATTGCAGAAATCGTGCCGGCCTTTAAAGGCATTGCCGATAAAGTAGTCAAGGATGCCAAGCCGGCCCTGGATTGCCCGACGGTATTTCCCTTTGCGCCCAACGCGGTGATTATCGGTTTTTTAAGCAGCTTTTGTGCCGGGCTTATCAGCATGTTTTTCTTCCCGCTATTGGGGTTAAGCATTATTGTCCCGGGCCTGGTGCCCCATTTTTTCACCGGCGCTACGGCGGGCGTGTATGGTAATTCCACCGGTGGATGGCGGGGAGCGATTATCGGCGCTTTTGCCAACGGCTTGATCATTTCGTTCCTGCCGGCAATATTATTATCGGTACTGGGGAATCTTTCCGCCTCCACCACCTTTGGCGATGCTGATTTTGGTATCGTCGGTATTGCGCTGGGCAAATTCATGATGCTATTTCATTAA
- a CDS encoding GntR family transcriptional regulator, whose translation MARAKRPTDENMQAAATLCARDRSAVYEKLMNAISEHRLKPGTKLTEEKLAAIFKVSRTVVREALQQMAFERVVEILPNRGAFIASPTIAEAKEFFQARRYVEVPLLENICKRVTAQEITLLRQHVKQEEKPGIQAIAARLCACPASFMCCWPPGGKSFS comes from the coding sequence ATGGCCAGAGCAAAACGTCCGACAGATGAAAATATGCAGGCCGCGGCCACACTGTGCGCCAGGGATCGCAGCGCGGTTTATGAAAAATTGATGAATGCCATCTCGGAACACCGCCTTAAGCCGGGCACCAAACTTACGGAAGAAAAGCTGGCGGCCATTTTCAAGGTTTCCCGCACCGTGGTCAGAGAGGCCCTGCAGCAAATGGCTTTCGAGCGGGTGGTGGAAATCCTGCCCAACCGCGGCGCGTTTATTGCCAGCCCCACCATTGCGGAAGCTAAAGAATTTTTCCAGGCCCGGCGCTATGTCGAGGTTCCCTTGCTGGAAAATATATGTAAGCGAGTGACCGCGCAGGAAATCACGCTGCTGCGCCAGCACGTTAAACAGGAAGAAAAGCCAGGCATTCAGGCGATCGCCGCAAGATTGTGCGCCTGTCCGGCGAGTTTCATGTGCTGCTGGCCTCCTGGCGGGAAATCGTTTTCTTGA
- a CDS encoding ABC transporter substrate-binding protein, whose translation MSELVLAHGEALSNLPLFVAQACGYFRDRGLTVMVPKLSGTASTIALLRSGAAQIGTTGFTQPLCDFNAADPLRIIAGSGVGGMAVMIHPDSVAAAPATLRFGTFFEDPMEVLLHDAINHYQGVWQRSDIRYFDTLQQGITAMQRREIDACTFIEPVIGQLELLGFKKMCDAADVWGTGYPDTVLVTRQSFLHQYPDVVDAVIKALLQAENAIKADPQGALSSVARFYPGVPLAVMTQGLSRQPSQIDIRSLAGTIIGRFDALAAMGRLVPPDNPYAVLDFSRLSALLSQTEYTH comes from the coding sequence ATGTCTGAACTGGTATTGGCCCATGGTGAGGCGCTTTCCAATCTGCCGTTATTCGTGGCGCAGGCATGCGGTTACTTTCGCGACCGGGGATTAACGGTAATGGTGCCGAAACTCAGCGGCACGGCGTCGACCATTGCATTACTCAGAAGCGGCGCGGCGCAAATAGGCACCACGGGATTTACCCAGCCGCTGTGCGATTTCAACGCCGCTGACCCGTTGCGCATTATCGCTGGAAGCGGCGTCGGCGGCATGGCGGTAATGATTCATCCGGACAGCGTGGCCGCGGCGCCCGCCACCCTGCGCTTTGGCACCTTCTTCGAGGATCCGATGGAGGTGCTGCTGCACGATGCTATCAACCATTACCAGGGGGTCTGGCAACGCAGCGATATACGCTATTTCGACACCCTCCAGCAGGGGATAACCGCCATGCAGCGGCGTGAAATCGACGCCTGCACCTTTATCGAGCCGGTAATAGGCCAGCTCGAACTGCTGGGATTCAAAAAAATGTGCGACGCCGCCGACGTCTGGGGAACCGGTTATCCCGATACCGTACTGGTTACGCGCCAGAGTTTTTTGCATCAGTACCCGGATGTGGTGGATGCGGTGATAAAGGCTCTGCTGCAGGCGGAAAATGCGATAAAGGCCGATCCACAGGGCGCCTTGTCAAGCGTGGCGCGATTTTACCCCGGCGTTCCCCTGGCGGTGATGACGCAGGGTCTGTCACGGCAGCCTTCACAAATCGATATCCGTTCCCTTGCCGGCACCATTATCGGCCGGTTCGACGCACTGGCTGCAATGGGCAGGCTGGTACCGCCGGATAATCCGTATGCCGTGCTTGATTTTAGCCGCTTATCCGCCCTGCTGTCGCAAACGGAATATACGCACTAA